Proteins co-encoded in one Bacteroidota bacterium genomic window:
- a CDS encoding RNA polymerase sigma factor — MGLLKDSYYVTQVLKGNVAAFAFLVDKHKDSIFNLAYRITGNREDAEEIAQDAFLKAFQKLDTFRKQAKFSTWLYRIAFNLAISKTRKKKTEITELNEKHFDQYILDDVRYEIMESDEEDVIKMLHHAMDELDTQELALTTLFYYEGKSIDDISEITGITPGNVKVRLHRTRKKLYAILHRIMSTQEVYPT; from the coding sequence ATGGGACTCCTGAAAGATTCATATTATGTTACGCAGGTATTAAAAGGCAATGTTGCTGCCTTTGCATTCCTGGTTGATAAACATAAAGATTCCATTTTTAACCTGGCTTACCGGATCACCGGGAACCGGGAAGATGCGGAAGAAATTGCCCAGGATGCCTTCCTGAAAGCTTTTCAGAAACTGGATACCTTCAGGAAACAAGCGAAATTCTCAACATGGCTGTATCGTATTGCTTTCAACCTGGCAATATCCAAAACCAGAAAGAAAAAAACAGAAATTACCGAACTAAATGAGAAACATTTCGATCAGTACATCCTGGATGACGTTAGATACGAAATCATGGAATCCGATGAAGAAGATGTGATCAAAATGTTGCATCATGCTATGGATGAGCTGGATACACAGGAACTTGCACTCACAACACTTTTTTATTACGAAGGGAAGAGTATTGACGATATCAGCGAAATTACCGGGATTACCCCCGGAAATGTTAAGGTCAGACTCCATCGAACACGAAAAAAGTTGTATGCGATCTTACACAGAATTATGAGCACTCAGGAAGTTTACCCGACATAA
- a CDS encoding ketoacyl-ACP synthase III, whose product MQRIRANITGIHGWVPDYILSNKELEKMVDTTDEWIMTRTGIKERRILREPGKGTSDIGAEVVKGLLEKTNTNPKEIELLICATVTPDYAFPATANIISDKAGLVNAWSYDINAACSGFLYALETASRFIETGDYKKVIVVGAEKMSCMVDYTDRATCVIFGDGGGAVLLEPTTENYGVIDSILKTDGSGRIHLYQKGGGSVKPASFRTVAAKEHFIYQEGQQVFKFAVTNMADVSVEIMKRNGLESNDVNWLVPHQANLRIIEATARRMGIKKEQVMINIQKYGNTTSGTIPICLWEWEDQLKKGDNIILSAFGGGFTWGSVYVKWSLDGKK is encoded by the coding sequence ATGCAACGCATCAGAGCAAACATCACCGGAATTCACGGATGGGTTCCGGATTATATTCTTTCTAACAAGGAGCTGGAAAAAATGGTGGATACCACCGATGAATGGATCATGACCCGCACCGGTATCAAAGAAAGAAGAATTTTACGGGAACCCGGAAAAGGTACTTCGGATATCGGTGCCGAAGTCGTTAAAGGGCTCCTCGAAAAAACAAATACCAACCCGAAAGAAATCGAATTGCTCATTTGTGCGACTGTTACTCCGGATTATGCGTTTCCGGCAACAGCCAATATCATCAGCGATAAAGCGGGTCTTGTTAATGCCTGGTCGTACGATATCAATGCAGCCTGCTCTGGTTTCCTCTACGCACTGGAAACCGCTTCCCGTTTTATTGAGACAGGGGATTACAAAAAGGTGATTGTTGTCGGAGCGGAAAAAATGTCCTGCATGGTCGATTATACCGACCGTGCTACCTGTGTCATCTTCGGAGACGGAGGCGGTGCCGTTCTTCTGGAACCCACAACAGAAAACTATGGCGTGATCGATTCTATCCTTAAAACCGATGGCTCCGGCCGAATTCACCTGTACCAGAAAGGTGGCGGCTCTGTTAAACCGGCTTCGTTCAGAACCGTCGCCGCCAAAGAACATTTTATTTACCAGGAAGGTCAGCAGGTATTTAAATTCGCCGTTACAAATATGGCGGATGTTTCTGTGGAAATCATGAAACGGAATGGCCTTGAAAGTAATGATGTTAACTGGCTTGTCCCACACCAGGCAAACCTGCGCATCATCGAAGCCACCGCCCGCCGTATGGGAATCAAAAAAGAACAGGTTATGATCAATATCCAGAAATACGGCAATACTACCTCCGGGACCATCCCTATTTGCCTCTGGGAATGGGAAGATCAACTGAAAAAAGGAGATAACATTATTCTTTCTGCCTTTGGTGGCGGTTTTACCTGGGGCTCCGTTTATGTGAAATGGTCACTCGACGGGAAAAAATAG
- the rpmF gene encoding 50S ribosomal protein L32 — translation MAHPKRKTSKTRRDKRRTHYKATAPTLATCPATGTVHLYHRAYYVDGDLYYKGKLVMAKGE, via the coding sequence ATGGCACATCCTAAAAGAAAAACTTCGAAGACAAGAAGGGATAAGAGAAGGACACATTATAAAGCCACTGCTCCAACACTGGCTACCTGCCCTGCGACTGGAACTGTACATCTTTATCACAGAGCTTATTATGTAGACGGTGACCTTTACTATAAAGGCAAACTCGTAATGGCGAAAGGCGAATAA
- a CDS encoding DUF177 domain-containing protein yields the protein MQAEFFKEGKNVAYLDQFIIPYYGLKPGWHHYDFEIEDAFFEAFEYSEIHKGKIMISVDLEKQERMFILHFDIKGILSIPCDRCLDDYDQYIEGKEQLIIKLGNARREDAHDILVIPENEHSFNISPFIYEYLVLLLPARRVHPDDENGNSTCNPEVLAILEKLRYQPKTDPRWEGLNQLKNDHNNTN from the coding sequence TTGCAGGCCGAATTTTTTAAGGAGGGTAAGAATGTGGCATACCTGGATCAGTTTATAATCCCCTATTACGGATTAAAGCCGGGTTGGCACCATTACGATTTTGAGATTGAAGATGCGTTCTTTGAAGCTTTTGAGTATTCGGAAATACATAAAGGTAAGATCATGATCAGTGTTGACCTCGAAAAACAGGAGAGGATGTTCATCTTACATTTTGACATTAAGGGTATTTTGAGTATCCCCTGCGACCGCTGTCTGGATGACTACGACCAATACATAGAAGGCAAGGAGCAACTGATTATCAAACTCGGAAATGCCCGCAGGGAGGATGCACATGACATCCTGGTAATTCCTGAAAATGAGCATAGTTTCAACATCAGTCCTTTCATCTATGAATACCTTGTTTTGTTACTCCCGGCCCGGAGGGTACACCCGGATGATGAAAACGGGAATTCAACCTGTAATCCTGAAGTACTTGCAATACTTGAAAAGCTACGCTATCAGCCTAAAACTGACCCACGATGGGAAGGATTGAATCAATTAAAAAATGATCATAACAATACAAATTAA
- a CDS encoding proline dehydrogenase family protein, with product MFNRMIALILPYMPKRLVWIFSKRYIAGIDIKDAIRVSKEFNTQGIKVTIDLLGEFITRLDQAEENKNEYLNIIETVQKENIDGNYSLKPTMFGLLIDKDVCYRHIREIVAKAASYNNFVRVDMEDSQCTDMEIELFRKLKKEFPKNVGLVFQVYLKRTLDDIKGLNDLNTADVPINYRICKGIYVEPEKIAYKDKDEINQHFLEDIEFMFKNKIYAAIATHDKFVVEGAFRLIEKYNVPRNMYEFQMLYGVTPELRKSIVEKGHTMRIYVPFGLQWFAYSTRRLKENPKMAFHIIKALFIRG from the coding sequence ATGTTTAACAGGATGATTGCATTGATCTTGCCTTATATGCCCAAGAGGCTGGTTTGGATTTTTTCCAAAAGATATATTGCCGGTATTGACATAAAGGATGCCATAAGGGTTTCGAAGGAATTCAATACACAAGGGATTAAGGTGACCATTGACCTTTTGGGGGAGTTTATCACGAGGCTTGATCAGGCAGAGGAAAACAAAAATGAGTATCTGAACATTATTGAAACGGTTCAGAAGGAGAACATTGATGGAAATTACTCGCTTAAGCCAACAATGTTTGGATTACTTATCGACAAAGATGTATGTTACAGGCATATTCGCGAGATAGTAGCTAAGGCTGCTTCTTACAATAATTTTGTAAGGGTCGATATGGAAGATTCTCAATGTACTGACATGGAAATCGAGCTTTTCAGGAAGCTTAAGAAAGAATTCCCCAAAAATGTCGGGCTTGTTTTCCAGGTTTATCTTAAACGCACCCTGGATGATATCAAGGGATTAAACGATCTGAATACGGCAGACGTACCGATTAATTACCGTATTTGTAAAGGGATATATGTGGAGCCGGAAAAGATTGCGTACAAGGATAAGGATGAGATCAACCAGCATTTCCTGGAAGACATTGAGTTTATGTTTAAGAACAAGATTTACGCTGCTATTGCTACACATGATAAGTTTGTGGTGGAAGGTGCATTCAGGCTTATTGAGAAATATAATGTTCCCAGGAACATGTATGAGTTTCAAATGTTGTACGGAGTAACCCCTGAATTAAGAAAATCTATTGTCGAAAAGGGACATACAATGCGTATTTATGTTCCTTTCGGCTTACAATGGTTTGCTTATTCCACACGCAGGCTAAAAGAAAACCCCAAAATGGCATTTCACATTATAAAGGCTTTATTCATAAGGGGATGA
- a CDS encoding glycogen/starch synthase encodes MEKVRVLYISQEIVPYLDETPMGKISRHLPQGIQERGKEIRTFMPRYGNINERRNQLHEVIRLSGMNLIIDDTDHPLIIKVASIQQARMQVYFIDNEDYFHRKFIQRDKNGVFFNDNDERVIFFNRGVLETVKKLGWSPNIIHCHGWFTSLVPIYVKRTYRDNPLFAESKVIYSFYDDDFSETLNANFAKKVKIEGITNKDLAHLKEPNFVNMSRMAIDFSDAVIFGAENVNDEVREHIVQSGKPILDFQSSDKYIDAYSAFYDKVLNE; translated from the coding sequence ATGGAAAAAGTCAGGGTATTATACATCTCACAGGAAATCGTACCATATCTGGATGAAACTCCTATGGGTAAGATTTCCAGGCATTTGCCCCAGGGCATTCAGGAAAGGGGAAAGGAAATCCGGACTTTTATGCCCAGGTATGGAAACATCAATGAAAGAAGAAATCAATTGCACGAAGTCATCCGGCTTTCGGGGATGAACCTGATCATTGATGATACCGACCACCCTCTCATCATTAAAGTAGCATCCATCCAGCAAGCCCGTATGCAGGTTTACTTTATCGACAATGAAGACTATTTTCATAGAAAATTTATACAACGGGATAAAAATGGTGTTTTTTTCAATGACAATGATGAAAGAGTGATATTCTTCAACCGTGGAGTTCTGGAGACGGTAAAAAAGCTGGGATGGAGTCCTAATATCATTCATTGTCATGGTTGGTTTACCTCCCTTGTTCCTATATACGTTAAGAGAACTTATCGAGATAATCCTTTATTTGCCGAATCAAAAGTCATTTATTCGTTTTATGATGACGACTTTAGTGAAACGTTAAATGCTAATTTTGCGAAAAAAGTCAAGATCGAAGGCATAACAAATAAAGATCTTGCACACTTGAAGGAGCCCAATTTCGTTAATATGTCCAGAATGGCCATTGATTTTTCGGACGCCGTGATTTTCGGGGCGGAAAACGTAAATGATGAAGTGAGAGAGCATATTGTTCAGTCTGGAAAACCTATCCTGGATTTTCAGTCTTCCGACAAATATATTGATGCCTATTCTGCATTTTACGATAAGGTGTTAAATGAATGA
- a CDS encoding DUF4270 domain-containing protein, with protein MRTCISLRCLVLVVLLVSLIIATACKKEPETVGLELQAGNNPQIFHTDNILVTSHSVREDSVRTDETTNNLLGSYWDPVFGMTTAGFATQIRLSENGYSFGTNPVLDSLVLFLDYNGYYGDTNTAISIKVFELSEQLNIDSSYYSVDEATDKGIELGSKAFYPRPKTNVIIQGETKVPQLMVRLSDELGNRFLTASSSVFADNDGFLEYFYGLKLVTEPVSSPFSGSMLYFNLVSSASEAIIYYHNDSQDSLQFSFIINDKAARFTSYVHDYDLGSYEFRNQLGFGMDADTSLGKEKVYLQAMGGIKVKIRLPDISKIADSGRVAVNEAKLTLNGAPDDNDGYGAPAQLALIKITEDGSSALLDDQFQNYFGGVYDSADNQYVFRITRHVQKLINGVEKDYGMYLLITRASYIGDRFELIGTEPTDAALAGKRLKLGVTYTRVE; from the coding sequence TTGAGAACCTGTATTTCATTACGCTGCCTGGTACTTGTTGTCTTATTAGTATCACTGATTATAGCAACCGCTTGCAAAAAGGAACCTGAAACGGTAGGTCTTGAGTTGCAAGCCGGCAATAACCCACAGATTTTTCATACGGATAACATTCTGGTGACATCTCATTCCGTTCGGGAGGATTCAGTCAGGACAGATGAAACAACAAATAACCTTCTGGGCAGTTACTGGGATCCGGTTTTTGGTATGACAACAGCAGGATTTGCAACTCAGATAAGACTTTCCGAAAACGGTTATAGTTTCGGGACCAATCCGGTTCTTGATTCATTAGTTCTCTTTCTTGATTATAATGGTTATTATGGAGATACAAATACGGCTATCAGCATAAAAGTTTTCGAGTTATCGGAACAATTGAATATCGATAGCAGCTATTACTCGGTGGATGAGGCAACGGATAAAGGTATTGAACTAGGATCCAAGGCATTTTATCCCAGGCCCAAAACAAATGTAATTATCCAGGGTGAGACCAAAGTTCCTCAGTTGATGGTCAGGTTATCGGACGAGCTGGGCAACAGGTTCCTGACAGCTTCTTCATCTGTTTTTGCAGATAATGATGGCTTTCTGGAATACTTTTATGGATTAAAACTGGTCACAGAACCTGTTTCCTCCCCGTTCAGCGGTAGTATGTTGTATTTTAACCTTGTTTCTTCCGCCTCTGAGGCTATAATTTATTATCACAATGATAGCCAGGATTCTTTGCAATTCTCATTCATCATCAATGATAAGGCTGCCCGATTTACAAGCTATGTCCATGATTATGATCTCGGGTCTTATGAATTCAGGAATCAGTTAGGGTTTGGAATGGATGCAGATACATCACTTGGTAAAGAGAAGGTTTATCTACAGGCGATGGGTGGTATAAAGGTCAAAATCCGTTTGCCCGACATCAGCAAGATTGCTGACAGCGGTAGGGTTGCAGTAAATGAAGCCAAACTCACTTTGAATGGAGCTCCCGACGATAATGATGGTTATGGAGCACCGGCTCAGCTGGCACTTATAAAAATTACGGAGGATGGATCTTCTGCTCTTCTGGATGATCAGTTTCAGAATTATTTTGGAGGAGTGTATGATTCAGCAGACAATCAATATGTTTTCAGAATAACCCGACACGTGCAGAAACTCATCAACGGGGTTGAAAAAGATTATGGAATGTATTTATTGATTACCAGAGCGTCATATATTGGTGACCGCTTTGAACTGATCGGAACCGAACCCACTGATGCTGCCCTTGCAGGAAAAAGATTAAAATTAGGTGTAACATACACGCGTGTTGAGTAG